A window of Aurantibacillus circumpalustris genomic DNA:
TCGTTTCAGTACTCACGGTAAATAGTCCGAATGTATTATTAAGAACCGGTTCTGAATCATTATACCTGTTTATTGAACCCGTGATTTTAATTCCCGGTAAATTTTCAGGTGATGCTGGATTAATGATCCAAAAGGGAATAAGATCGTTTTTACATTGATTCAACAATTGATTCTGTGAAGGCGAGTAACCTTGAAAAATCACCAAGCTGTATGGTTTGAGTGTTTTGCTGAAATTTTGTGTTAGGGCATATTCAATTTCATAATTCGTATTGTTCAGCATAACATCTTTTAGCGCAGCAATGTCAGGATGCGGATTTTCAGCGAGTAAAAGAATTTTTTCCTTATTATCAATCACTTCCATTACAAAACTTTGAGAATTATTCGCGATATTTTTTTCTCCCTCCAGTACTGATATTTTTGCTGAGTACTTTGTTACGCCAACTCCAGAGGCTGTTAAAGTATAGTTGCAAGAACTTAAAAAATTATCTGAAGTTATTTTAACCGAGTGTTTCCCTTTTTCTATGGAGCCTTGCATTAAGGTAACACTCACTTCTCTACCAATAAATTTCTTAGCATTTAAAACCACTTCTACAGGAAAATTATTTCCAGTGTAAGCAACCTGGTTGTGATTTATCTTTTGAATCAATACATCTCGAATTTCATTCGTGTCGCCAGTGGCAATTGTATAAATGGGATAACCTAATTTTTCTGCAGAATATAAGGGGTTGGCACCTTTGTTATAAATCCCATCACTTATTAAAATAAGAGCGCCAATATTTTGATTAGAATAATTGTTATCTACTTCTGAAATAAGATTTTCAATATCGGTTTCTTTTTCAGAATAGTTAGGTTTTTTAGTGGTAGTTTCAGCTTTGTTGCCAAATAGAAGTGTTTTTATTTCGTATTTCTCGCCAAGATTTGCTTTCAGTTTTTCTAGATTTGCTTGAAAAGAACTTTTTATAAAGCTGCTATCTGTGGATGAAATAATTGATGTAGAATTATCTATTGCCAGCAATACAATTGGGTTTTCGGTTTCGTTTTGTAAACGTTTAAAAAAAATAGATAATAGAAAAAGACAAATAAAAAATACTCCGGCAAATCGAAGTATTCCCATACCAATTAAAACATTTTTCGATACTTCAGTGTTTTTCTTATTTTTATAATATAGCCATAGTGCAAGACTGGCGCTTAAAACCAGACTAAGGAATGTAAAGTACCAAGGGCTATCAATTATAATTTTTGAGAACAAGGTCTAGAATTTTATGATCCAATTAGGACATTCGCATTAAGTCAACATTCCACCGCACACGCTAATACACTGTCCGGTAATGTATCCACTTAAATCGCTCGCTAAAAACAAAGCGAGGTTTGCAACATCTTCTGCGGAGCCGCCACGTTTAAGAGGAATACCATCGCGCCATTGCTGAACAACTTTTTCATCAAGTGCAGCCGTCATTTCAGTTTCAATAAATCCGGGAGCAATAGTATTGCTGCGAATGTTACGAGAACCTAATTCAAGAGCAATGGATTTGGTAAAACCAATGATACCTGCTTTCGATGCAGAGTAATTACTTTGACCTGCATTGCCTTTTACCCCAACTACAGAACTCATATTGATGATAGAACCTTTTTTTGCTTTGAGCATTGGACGTTGAACCGCCTTTACAAGATTAAAAACTGATTTTAAATTTGCATTCATTACATCGTCCCAATGTTGTTCGCTCATGCGCATTAAAAGAGTGTCACGGGTAATACCTGCATTATTAACTAGCACATCAATAGTTCCAAAATCATTTACAACACTTGTTGCAAGTTCTTCAGCCGCTTTAAAATCACCGGCATCACTTTTGTATCCCTTTGCCTTTATTCCAAAACTTTGTAGTTCTGTTTCAAGAGCCCGTGCTTTTTCATCTGAGCTTAGATAGGTGAAAGCCACATTGGCACCGTTTTTCGCAAAGGTTAAAGCAATGCCTTTACCAATTCCGCGCGTTGCTCCTGTAATAAGAGCTACTTTATCTTGTAGAAGTTGCATAAGTTAATGTGTTAAAATTCAAAGATAGCTTTAATTTTTTATTGACTCAAAATCAAATACAGAGGTTTAATAAAAAATCAAAACAAGGACTAAAATCGAAAATATTTTTAATGTAAATCTATTTGTACAAAAGAAGGACGTTAAAAATATAATTCTTTCTTTGGTATTTTTGTTAAATAGAATCTTTGTAAACCCTTTCAGGAAAAGGATTGTGAGATTTTATTTTTTAATCATTTGTTTATCGTTTAAGGTAATTTAATTTTTCGGCACACTATTTGATTACATGCAAAACGTAAACAGTTTTAAATTAATCTTACTTAAAACCCAAAAAATGAAAACCAATCTAAAAAAAATGATTGCTGTGCTGTTAGTCCTCATAGCCCTCGCAAGTAGCAGTGATGCTCAAATTGAAATAATGTCTTCTTATGTATTCCCACAAGATTCTGTAGCCGGATTTGATGAGCAATCAGCATCTCTGGAAGCCAGAGCAGAAAACTTCTACGGTTTAGAGTACAAAGTTTTTATTTACAGATCTAAGCGTGCTTTTATAAAGCAAAAGTACCAGCTTAAAATAACAAACCCTCGCACCCTATTTCAGAGTGTACCGTTTTCGCGACTTACTACGGTTAATGGCGGAGAATGTAACAATGAAGATTTTGAACTTGCAACATCGAATATTGTGGCGCCAAACTCCGTTCAAGGATGGAGTGTGCAGTCGGGTAATAGCAGTAATAGTTGCAACCCCCCAAATCTAAATGCAGTAAATCTTTATACAGTTTATTTTGGTACGATAAGTGACACCAGGATGCCTGGAACAATAAGTTCTTATTTTGATGCTTCTTCAAATACGACGCCATCAGGGAACGCATTTATTCGACTAAATAATGATCTTGCCGGTGCAAAGGCAGTGCGTTTAACTAAAACTTTTATTCCAACTGCCACTAGCGCACTGTTTCAATATGCTTACATTGCTGTGATCGAAGACGGATCTCATTCTTGCTGCACGCAAGCGGGATTTAATATTAAAATAACAGTTACGAATACGGTTACCAATACCTCAACTCTATTAGCATGTCCAAATATTTCTGTTGCGGTTCCAGGATCAGCGTGTTCTTTTTCGATTCCACCTGGCGGCCCGGTTTTTAGCCCATGTATTGGTGCTCAAGGCGCTGGTTGGTCATATTCGAATTGGACAAGCTCCGCGCTGGATCTTACTCAGTATATAAATAATTTAGTGCAATTGGATATCACTGTGGTTGATTGTTCAGCAGGTGGACATGGTGCCTATTTTTATTTCG
This region includes:
- the fabG gene encoding 3-oxoacyl-[acyl-carrier-protein] reductase codes for the protein MQLLQDKVALITGATRGIGKGIALTFAKNGANVAFTYLSSDEKARALETELQSFGIKAKGYKSDAGDFKAAEELATSVVNDFGTIDVLVNNAGITRDTLLMRMSEQHWDDVMNANLKSVFNLVKAVQRPMLKAKKGSIINMSSVVGVKGNAGQSNYSASKAGIIGFTKSIALELGSRNIRSNTIAPGFIETEMTAALDEKVVQQWRDGIPLKRGGSAEDVANLALFLASDLSGYITGQCISVCGGMLT